From the Osmerus eperlanus chromosome 21, fOsmEpe2.1, whole genome shotgun sequence genome, one window contains:
- the LOC134007339 gene encoding high affinity cGMP-specific 3',5'-cyclic phosphodiesterase 9A-like has translation MATQIIYFMVSGRPEKAEFRVNCSTQDVKDLFQAAAEAGPNDILKLYNSSGNLINISPQLKANNPQSAYSLEVVASDYHNTDLTMSLEMDKLEKRLQSLERKIFTETGAVPDAVCELKDQVESFRNKLENVDHLSWLGLFKNMSGGIDKSYPASRRNVASPHEERERVREKFLQMSSLEITEDVKQYLKTPMFDNWQWEDAEMLVLLQVMFTDLDFMSTFNIELEVLQSFLYEVYCHYNNIPFHNFRHCFCVSQMMYGLIWLTDLRNNMDSTDLFIMLTSALCHDLDHAGYNNVYQINAQTELALRYNDISPLENHHCAIAFRILAKAESNILKNLTNEQYRRIREGMIQCILATDMARHNEILNKFKSAVPVFDFTNKEHKDVLMKILIKVSDISNEARPLDVARPWLDCLLQEFFHQVIRVKSIHMFSQWKVLLYVYIVYRAVCWA, from the exons ATGGCAAcacaaataatttatttcatgGTGAGCGGGAGACCAGAGAAAGCAGAGTTTCGGGTCAACTGTTCCACTCAAGATGTTAAAG ATCTGTTCCAGGCAGCAGCGGAAGCAGGTCCTAATGACATTCTGAAGTTGTATAACTCTAGCGGTAACCTCATCAACATCTCCCCTCAACTGAAGGCTAATAATCCCCAGTCTGCCTACAGTCTGGAGGTGGTGGCCTCAGACTACCACA ATACTGATCTGACTATGTCACTTGAAATGGATAAACTGGAGAAAAG GTTACAAAGTCTTGAGAGAAAGATCTTCACAGAAACTGGAGCAGTACCAGATGCTGTTTGTGAGTTAAAAGACCAAGTGGAGTCCTTCAGAAACAAACTTGAG AACGTGGACCACCTGAGTTGGCTGGGTCTTTTCAAAAACATGTCTGGGGGGATAGACAAATCCTACCCTGCCTCTAGAAGGAACGTGGCCAGCCCTCATGAGGAGCGGGAGCGAGTTCGCGAAAAATTCTTACAGATGAG CTCCCTCGAGATCACAGAGGATGTGAAGCAGTACCTCAAAACTCCAATGTTCGACAACTG GCAATGGGAAGATGCAGAGAtgctggtgctgctgcaggTGATGTTCACTGATCTAGACTTCATGTCAACATTCAACATCGAGCTGGAGGTGCTCCAGAGCTTCCTCTATGAGGTCTACTGCCATTACAACAACATCCCCTTTCACAACTTCAGACACTGTTTTTGCGTCTCCCAGATG ATGTATGGACTGATTTGGCTAACAGACCTGAGGAATAACATGGACAGTACAGATCTCTTCATCATGCTCACCTCTGCTCTCTGCCATGACCTGGACCATGCTGGTTACAATAATGTCTACCAG ATCAATGCTCAAACAGAGTTGGCGTTGAGGTACAACGATATCTCACCTCTCGAAAACCATCACTGTGCCATTGCTTTCAGAATCCTTGCAAAG GCAGAGAGCAACATCCTAAAAAACCTGACCAACGAGCAGTACAGAAGGATTAGGGAGGGCATGATCCA ATGTATCCTGGCTACTGACATGGCCAGACACAATGAGATCCTGAACAAGTTTAAATCCGCAGTGCCAGTGTTTGACTTCACCAACAAAGAGCACAAGGATGTG CTCATGAAGATCCTGATCAAGGTGAGTGACATTTCCAACGAGGCCCGCCCCCTGGACGTGGCACGGCCTTGGCTTGACTGTTTGCTCCAGGAGTTCTTCCACCAGGTGATCAGGGTGAAATCCATCCACATGTTCAGCCAATGGAAAGTGTTATTATATGTCTATATTGTTTACCGAGCAGTGTGTTGGGCATAA
- the clcn4 gene encoding H(+)/Cl(-) exchange transporter 4: protein MEADGASSATPTEELNGAGNLMDFLDEPFPDVGTYEDFHTIDWLREKSRDTDRHRKITIKSKESIWELIKSLLDAWSGWVVMLLIGLLSGTLAGVIDLAVDWMTDLKEGVCLSAFWYSHEQCCWTSNETTFDDRDKCPQWQKWAELMTGHSEGAGAYLLNYFLYVLWALLFSFLAVSLVRVFAPYACGSGIPEIKTILSGFIIRGYLGKWTLLIKTVTLVLAVSSGLSLGKEGPLVHVACCCGNLFCSLFSKYSKNEGKRREVLSAAAAAGVSVAFGAPIGGVLFSLEEVSYYFPLKTLWRSFFAALVAAFTLRSINPFGNSRLVLFYVEYHTPWYMAELVPFILLGVFGGLWGTLFIRGNIAWCRRRKTTQLGKYPVLEVIAITGITAILAFPNPYTRRSTSELISELFNDCGALESSQLCDYINNPNMSRPVDDIPDRPAGPGVYTALWQLALALVFKIVITIFTFGMKIPSGLFIPSMAVGAIAGRIVGIAVEQMAYHHHDWIIFKNWCRPGADCVTPGLYAMVGAAACLGGVTRMTVSLVVIMFELTGGLEYIVPLMAAAVTSKWVADAFGKEGIYESHIQLNGYPYLDVRDEFTHRTLATDVMRPRRSEPPLAVLTQDSTTVEDVEALIKDTDYNGFPVVVSRESERLIGFVQRRDLTLAIKNARQKQDGVVSSSVVYFTEDAPQLPASNPQPLKLRRILNLSPFTVTDHTPMETVVDIFRKLGLRQCLVTRSGRLLGIITKKDVLRHMAQMMNQDPESIMFN, encoded by the exons ATGGAAGCAGACG GGGCCAGCAGTGCCACTCCCACAGAGGAGCTCAATGGCGCTGGGAACCTAATGGACTTCCTTGATGAGCCCTTCCCAGATGTCGGCACTTATGAAGACTTTCACACTATTGACTGGCTGAGAGAGAAGTCCAGAGACACAGACCGCCACAGGAAG ATTACCATCAAGAGTAAAGAGTCCATCTGGGAACTAATCAAGAGTCTGCTGGATGCTTGGTCAGGATGGGTGGTGATGCTGCTCATAGGGCTCCTCTCAG GTACTCTGGCGGGAGTCATAGACCTAGCTGTGGACTGGATGACGGACCtcaaggagggtgtgtgtttgtcagcctTCTGGTACAGCCACGAGCAGTGCTGCTGGACCTCCAATGAGACCACCTTTGACGACCGGGACAAGTGTCCACAGTGGCAGAAGTGGGCAGAGCTGATGACAGGTCACTCAGAG GGTGCTGGCGCATATCTGTTAAACTACTTCTTATATGTGCTGTGGGCACTCTTATTCTCCTTCCTGGCTGTGTCCTTGGTGCGAGTCTTTGCCCCTTATGCTTGTGGGTCAGGAATTCCTGAG ATCAAGACCATTCTGAGTGGCTTCATCATCCGGGGCTACCTGGGGAAGTGGACCCTGTTGATCAAGACGGTCACCCTGGTGCTGGCCGTGTCCTCTGGGCTCAgcctggggaaggaggggcCTCTGGTCCACGTGGCCTGCTGCTGCGGGAACCTCTTCTGCAGCCTCTTCTCAAAGTACAGCAAGAACGAGGGCAAGCGCCGCGAG gtgctgtctgctgctgcagccGCTGGCGTCTCAGTGGCTTTCGGAGCTCCGATAGGAGGGGTTCTCTTCAGTCTGGAGGAG GTGAGCTACTACTTCCCTCTGAAGACACTGTGGAGGTCTTTTTTCGCCGCCCTAGTGGCCGCTTTCACCCTGCGCTCCATCAACCCCTTTGGCAACAGCCGCCTGGTGCTGTTCTACGTGGAGTATCACACGCCCTGGTACATGGCTGAGCTGGTGCCCTTCATCCTGCTGGGAGTCTTCGGGGGCCTGTGGGGGACCCTCTTCATCAGGGGCAACATCGCCTGGTGCCGGCGTAGGAAGACCACCCAGCTGGGGAAATACCCCGTCCTGGAGGTGATCGCCATAACGGGCATCACCGCCATCTTGGCCTTCCCTAACCCGTACACGCGGCGCAGCACCAGCGAGCTCATCTCGGAGCTCTTCAACGACTGCGGGGCGCTGGAGTCCTCCCAGCTGTGCGACTACATCAACAACCCCAACATGAGCCGCCCGGTGGACGACATTCCCGACCGGCCCGCCGGGCCCGGCGTCTACACGGCCCTCTGGCAGCTGGCGCTCGCGCTCGTCTTCAAGATAGTCATCACCATCTTCACCTTCGGCATGAAG aTCCCATCGGGGCTCTTCATCCCCAGTATGGCCGTCGGGGCCATCGCTGGGCGCATCGTGGGCATCGCCGTGGAGCAGATGGCCTACCACCATCACGACTGGATCATCTTCAAGAACTGGTGTCGCCCCGGGGCCGACTGTGTGACTCCTGGCCTGTACGCCATGGTGGGGGCCGCTGCCTGTCTAG GTGGCGTGACCAGGATGACCGTGTCGCTGGTGGTCATCATGTTCGAGCTGACCGGGGGCCTGGAGTACATCGTGCCCCTGATGGCGGCGGCGGTCACCAGCAAGTGGGTGGCGGACGCCTTCGGGAAGGAGGGCATCTACGAGTCTCACATCCAGCTCAACGGCTACCCCTACCTGGACGTGCGCGACGAGTTCACCCACCGGACGCTGGCCACCGACGTGATGCGCCCGCGCCGCAGCGAGCCCCCGCTGGCCGTGCTCACGCAGGACAGCACCACGGTGGAGGACGTGGAGGCGCTCATCAAGGACACCGACTACAACGGCTTCCCCGTGGTCGTGTCCCGGGAGTCGGAGCGCCTCATCGGCTTCGTTCAGCGCCGGGACCTCACCCTGGCCATCA AGAACGCCCGTCAGAAGCAGGACGGCGTGGTGAGCAGCTCCGTGGTCTACTTCACGGAGGACGCCCCCCAGCTGCCGGCCAGTAACCCTCAGCCCCTCAAGCTGCGCCGCATCCTAAACCTCAGCCCTTTCACCGTGACCGACCACACGCCCATGGAGACGGTGGTGGATATCTTCCGTAAGCTGGGCCTCCGCCAGTGTCTGGTGACCAGGAGCGG ACGTCTACTGGGCATCATCACCAAGAAGGACGTGTTACGGCACATGGCTCAGATGATGAACCAGGATCCAGAGTCCATCATGTTCAACTAG